The window CCTATGCGAAGTTCCTCTTCATGATACAAAGGAAATTAAATCTGTAATAACCAATCGTGACATGATCTTCATTGATTTGCATTCCTCAGTTGATGGAAGATTAGGCTATGGAGTTATGCACCCGATTTTTTCCAACGGCAACAAGAACGCCGAAGTGATCGGGGTGCTATATCTGGAGCATAACCCAGAAAAATTTCTTTTCCCCATCTTGAACACCCAGAGCGACTCTCGATCTGAGGAATCCTTGCTGGCACGGCGCGACGGAGATGAAATTGTCTTTCTGAGTAAATTGAAGTTCCGTCCCAATGCCGCGCCGCTCAATACCCGCCTGCAACTCGACAGAGATTCCATCCTTGCTGCGAGCAGCTCGCCGGGATCAATCAAGTTATCGCATGGTATCGATTATCGGGGTGTGGCAGTGATTGGCGCGTCTGTGCCGATTATTGGTACGCCCTGGATACTGGAAACCAAAATCGACCGCAAGGAAATAGAATATCTGGCGCGCATGATTGGCCGTGCCATAGGAGGCGTCACCCTGTTCGCAGCGCTGCTGTTCGCAGGTATCGCTATTCTCTGGTGGCGCAACACGCTGCTGGTTCAGGAGCAGCGATATACATTGGCCTTGCGGCGCGGTCATGCAATGCTGGCGATGACGGAAAAAATCGCTCGGGTCGGGAGTTGGGCCTGGGAGGTAACAACGGATACCGTAACCTGGAGTGATGAGATATTCCGTATCTTTGAACGCAACCCCAGCGTGGAGCCACCTCACTTTACAGAACTGTTGACTTTGTTCCCCGCCGAGGATGCAGCGCGGCTAAAAATTGCGGTAGAAAAAGCCATTACCCATGGCACGCCTTACGAATTGGAGCTGCGCATCCTCCGCAGCGACGGCACCATCGGCTGGGGTGTTGCTCTTGGACAGGCCGAAATTGGGCCTGATGGAAAGGTGACTCACTTGTTCGGATCATTTCAGGACATTACCGAACGCAGACGCAATGAAGATTTATTGCGGCTACAAAGTGAAATCACCACCAATGCCGCCTATGGAATAGCATTAATACGAGCAAATGATAATTTAATCATTTACAACAATCGACATTTTGAGGAAATGCTCGGTTATGGTCCCGGTGAGTTAATCGGACAATCGATTGTGACGATCAACGCCATCGATGAATATTCTCCAGAAGACACCGCTGCAAATATCATTCATGATTTGAATATCAACGGACAATGGCGCGGAGAGGTGTTCAATCGCAAAAAAGACGGATCTACGTTCTGGACTTTCGCCACGATTTCGAATTATCAGCACCCTGATCATGGAATGGTCTGGATTAACCATCAAATAGATATTTCTCGACAAAAAAATGACCAAGCACAACTAGCACGCGATGCTACCGTCAGTTTGAATCTATTGTCATTGTCCAAGGCGTTGATTTCCTCAACTACTGACATCAATGATGCCTTGAAGACCACCTTGACGGTCGCGCGCCTGCTAACTGACAGTGAACATGGATATATCTCATTCATTGAACCAGTCACTGGTGATAATGTCATTTATACGTTTTCAGCAATGATAGGAAATGAAAATCATCCAACCATTGAAAAAATAATTTTTAAGCAGGACGCAGACGGCGGTTATCCCAAATTGTGGGGACATGTCCTGAATACCCGCGATGGTTTCTACACTAATCAACCAGCCGATCACCCGGTGGCGAGTGGAATCCACGATGAACAGATTCCCCTACATGGCTTTCTTAGCGTTCCCGTCTTGATTGATTGTCAATTAGTTGGGCAAATTGCCCTGACTAATCCTACCCGTCCTTACAATGATGCCGACCTGGCGGTGGTTGAACAGATTGCCGTCATCTATGCCACCGCTCTGCAACGCCGGCGCATTGAAAATGCCCTGATCGAAAAAGAACAACGCTATCACGCCATTTTTGAAAACGCTTTAGTTGGTATTGCTCGTGCCAATGTAGAAGGACAATTTTTAGAAGTTAATCAGGAATTTTGCCACATCGTTGGTTATTCCCGGGAAGAAATGCTGTCACGGGGATTTACTTTTCATCGGATTACTCATCCCGATGATATCAACTCGAATCTTGCATGGTTCAGAAAATCGCTCGCTGGCGAAGTAAACAGTTACGTGATTGAAAAACGTTATCTTCGCAAGGATGGAGCGGTTGTTTGGGTCATTTTATCGGTTTATTTATATCGTGACGCCAGCGGAACGCCGATCCATTTTCTTGCTGCAGCGCAAAATATCGATGCTCGCAAACGCATGGAACAGGATTTGATTGCCGCGCGCGATGCCGCTAATGCCTCGGTTAAAGCGAAGTCTGAGTTTCTCGCTAACATGAGTCATGAAATTCGTACTCCGATGAATGGCATTATTGGCCTCTCCCAATTAGCTCTAGATCAGCCGTTGTCCGAAAGGGTACAGGATTATCTGGAAAAAATTAAAACCTCTTCAAAAAGTTTACTGCGTATCCTTAATGACATTCTTGATTATTCAAAAATTGAATCCGGTCAATTTACTCTGGAAGAAAATGTTTTCGATCTTGAGGAGTTGCTTGACACATTGCGTAATTTATTCGCGCATCGCGCTGAGGAAAAAAATTTGGCGTTATTTATCGCACTTGTCGGCGATAATATGCCTTATCGGTTACTAGGTGACGCGCTGCGTCTGCAACAAGTGCTAAGTAACCTGCTGGGTAACGCCATCAAATTCACCGAACGGGGTAATATCGCATTATCGGTTACTTTCACGGGGATGGAAAAATCCAGGGCTAGGCTTGCCTTTTCTGTCATTGATACTGGAATTGGCTTGAGCCAAGAAGAAATCCGCAATTTATTCCAGCCATTTACTCAGGCCGACGCTTCAATCAGTCGACGTTTCGGCGGTACCGGGCTGGGATTGGCGATTAGCCGACGGCTTTTACATCTGTTGGGTAGTGAGTTCCAAGTTGAGAGCACGCCGGGGCAGGGCAGTCGTTTTAGTTTTGAGTTGCTCCTGCATCCTGCTCCCGTGAACACCACACCTAGCGGAGCGCAATCCATTGTTCCCCGCATAAAATCTCGTAGTCAATCCAGCACCTGTAACCTGGTGGGCGTCCATGTATTGTTGGCTGAAGACAACGTGATTAACCAGCAGGTAGCTCGGGAATTTTTGATCCATCAAGGGGCGTGCGTCAGTATCGCCAATAACGGTTACGAGGTACTGACATTATTAGCCGGAAAGGAGAC is drawn from Gammaproteobacteria bacterium and contains these coding sequences:
- a CDS encoding two-component system, sensor histidine kinase, with the translated sequence MKRQIKSQLRSKMVLLLLGLIVVISTLAYGSYQYFAEKLVASEKAKLLSIIQIKVMQIERLINERHGDAEIFVLHPSVWKSLGNTNPADNTELEKLAAELINAYEYQNIIVFTTTGQPIFSTCLCEVPLHDTKEIKSVITNRDMIFIDLHSSVDGRLGYGVMHPIFSNGNKNAEVIGVLYLEHNPEKFLFPILNTQSDSRSEESLLARRDGDEIVFLSKLKFRPNAAPLNTRLQLDRDSILAASSSPGSIKLSHGIDYRGVAVIGASVPIIGTPWILETKIDRKEIEYLARMIGRAIGGVTLFAALLFAGIAILWWRNTLLVQEQRYTLALRRGHAMLAMTEKIARVGSWAWEVTTDTVTWSDEIFRIFERNPSVEPPHFTELLTLFPAEDAARLKIAVEKAITHGTPYELELRILRSDGTIGWGVALGQAEIGPDGKVTHLFGSFQDITERRRNEDLLRLQSEITTNAAYGIALIRANDNLIIYNNRHFEEMLGYGPGELIGQSIVTINAIDEYSPEDTAANIIHDLNINGQWRGEVFNRKKDGSTFWTFATISNYQHPDHGMVWINHQIDISRQKNDQAQLARDATVSLNLLSLSKALISSTTDINDALKTTLTVARLLTDSEHGYISFIEPVTGDNVIYTFSAMIGNENHPTIEKIIFKQDADGGYPKLWGHVLNTRDGFYTNQPADHPVASGIHDEQIPLHGFLSVPVLIDCQLVGQIALTNPTRPYNDADLAVVEQIAVIYATALQRRRIENALIEKEQRYHAIFENALVGIARANVEGQFLEVNQEFCHIVGYSREEMLSRGFTFHRITHPDDINSNLAWFRKSLAGEVNSYVIEKRYLRKDGAVVWVILSVYLYRDASGTPIHFLAAAQNIDARKRMEQDLIAARDAANASVKAKSEFLANMSHEIRTPMNGIIGLSQLALDQPLSERVQDYLEKIKTSSKSLLRILNDILDYSKIESGQFTLEENVFDLEELLDTLRNLFAHRAEEKNLALFIALVGDNMPYRLLGDALRLQQVLSNLLGNAIKFTERGNIALSVTFTGMEKSRARLAFSVIDTGIGLSQEEIRNLFQPFTQADASISRRFGGTGLGLAISRRLLHLLGSEFQVESTPGQGSRFSFELLLHPAPVNTTPSGAQSIVPRIKSRSQSSTCNLVGVHVLLAEDNVINQQVAREFLIHQGACVSIANNGYEVLTLLAGKETYDVILMDVHMPEMDGLEATRRLRQNRAFLGLPVIALTAGVMEEERKRALACGMNGFLTKPIDPDTLIEVLTQCLPSGIVTESTEIKSKPSQPLTIEGFHLENFIRLVENEEMILELLARFHVEALETMEQLEAAIAINDLTGAWHLVHRIKGMAGNVGATDLYNAAATLETELKRGECTAAALHALRVAHQAAMAALRPLVENRVSL